In the genome of Vicia villosa cultivar HV-30 ecotype Madison, WI linkage group LG7, Vvil1.0, whole genome shotgun sequence, one region contains:
- the LOC131617573 gene encoding glycerol-3-phosphate acyltransferase 5, producing MDSVVSEFEGTLLKNYDVFSYFMLVAFEASGLIRFVMLLVLWPVIRVLDIFGMEEISLKLMIFVAVGGIHKSEIESVSRAVLPKFFMDDLDMEAWKVFSLYDKRVVVTKMPRVLVERFVKEHLRADEVIGSELVFNRFGLATGFVRSESITSVSDRVAKVFNNEVPSLGMARLSTTTSTNHSFSKLCKEQKQSPFMKNQKYNDDKHLRPHPVIFHDGRLVRRPTPSTSLLIILWIPIGVLLAILRLTLGATLPFWAIPHMSKLFGGKVIVKGKPPLPPSMGSSGVLFVCTHRTLMDPVVLSSVLKRQVPAVTYSISRFSELLSPIPTVRLTRMRNVDAERIKYELSKGDLVVCPEGTTCREPFLLRFSALFAELTDRIVPVAMNYRVGFFHATTARGWKGLDPVFFFMNPRPVYEVTFLNQLPVEATCSAGKSPHDVANYVQRILAATLGFECTNFTRKDKYRVLAGNDGVVSCTSMADRVRKVVSTFKPCLP from the exons ATGGATTCAGTTGTCTCTGAATTCGAAGGCACGCTTCTAAAGAACTATGATGTATTTTCCTACTTTATGTTAGTAGCATTTGAAGCTTCAGGTTTGATTCGCTTCGTTATGCTATTAGTCCTATGGCCCGTAATTCGGGTCCTAGACATATTCGGCATGGAAGAGATAAGTCTCAAGCTAATGATCTTTGTAGCGGTTGGTGGAATACATAAATCCGAGATTGAATCGGTTTCGAGAGCTGTTTTGCCGAAATTCTTCATGGATGATCTTGACATGGAAGCTTGGAAAGTGTTTAGTTTGTATGATAAAAGGGTTGTCGTAACTAAAATGCCTAGAGTTTTGGTGGAGAGGTTTGTTAAGGAACATTTACGTGCTGATGAAGTTATTGGAAGTGAATTGGTTTTCAATAGATTTGGTTTAGCAACAGGATTTGTTCGAAGTGAGTCTATAACTTCGGTTTCCGATAGAGTTGCTAAAGTTTTCAATAATGAAGTTCCTAGTTTGGGTATGGCAAGGCTTAGTACTACTACATCAACCAATCATTCcttctccaagctttgcaag GAACAAAAACAGTCACCATTTATGAAAAACCAAAAGTACAACGATGACAAACATCTCCGACCACATCCTGTGATCTTCCACGATGGCCGATTAGTGAGGCGGCCGACACCGTCAACCTCCCTACTAATCATTCTTTGGATTCCCATAGGTGTTCTACTAGCCATACTTCGGTTAACCTTGGGAGCCACTTTACCCTTTTGGGCCATTCCTCACATGTCAAAGCTATTTGGTGGCAAAGTAATAGTGAAAGGAAAGCCACCTCTTCCTCCCTCCATGGGTAGCTCCGGCGTGCTCTTCGTCTGCACTCACCGTACTCTAATGGACCCCGTCGTCCTCTCCTCGGTCCTCAAACGTCAAGTTCCGGCCGTAACATACTCCATTTCCCGCTTCTCCGAACTCCTATCCCCCATCCCGACAGTCAGGCTAACAAGAATGCGAAACGTGGACGCCGAGCGAATCAAATATGAGCTATCCAAAGGAGATTTAGTGGTTTGTCCAGAAGGAACAACGTGCCGCGAGCCTTTTCTTCTCCGATTCAGCGCCTTATTCGCGGAACTAACCGATAGGATAGTACCGGTTGCGATGAACTATAGAGTAGGGTTCTTCCATGCAACAACTGCAAGAGGGTGGAAGGGTTTGGACCcggttttcttcttcatgaacCCTAGGCCGGTTTATGAGGTTACTTTCTTGAACCAGTTGCCGGTCGAAGCGACGTGCTCGGCGGGGAAGAGTCCACATGATGTGGCTAATTATGTGCAGAGGATATTGGCTGCAACGTTAGGGTTTGAGTGTACAAACTTTACGAGGAAAGATAAGTATAGGGTTTTGGCTGGGAATGATGGTGTTGTGTCTTGTACATCAATGGCTGATAGAGTGAGGAAGGTGGTGAGCACATTCAAGCCTTGTTTAccatga